The genomic window TTTATTCTTTTTAATTATTTCAAGTATTTGTTTATCAAAATCCGTCATTAAAAATATCTCCCTTATTTTTTTATTAAATCTTTTTCCTAGTAAACTATATATAAAATGACAATAGAGCTACCATTTAGGATAGGTAGCCCCACTATATTAATTTTTTTACTTATCTGCAACTATTTCTCATAAAATATATCTCTTGTTTTCAATACAAAGATTATTTAATTCAATGAACTTTATTCTATGTATATTTTACTTTATATTATTTAAAAAGTCAATAAAAAGGAAATCTTCGTTCAATGATTTTTTGTAAAACAAAATACAGCTTCTGCCTATGTCCACAATTGGTAAACTTACAAATATAAATCACATAAACAGGTATTGATTTAAGTTTATAATCAGAAAAAACAAAAACTGTAAAACTGTGTTTATTCAAAGATGCTTAAATTCGTTAAAATAAGGTGAAATTTTTGCTTTTACGGTTGTCAAAATGTGAAAATTATATTATAATGATTTCAACGAAGATGAAATCAACTTTACGGCAACGAGAATTATTCATTATTAATTATTCATTATTCATTTAAATTACGGGGGGATTAAAAAAATGAAGATAACAGTATGTATAGGAAGTTCCTGCCATATAAAAGGGTCGCGTCATATAGTAGAACGTTTGACGGAATTGATAAATGCCCAGAATCTTACTGATAAAGTTAAACTTTCGGGTACATTTTGTATGGGCAGATGTCAGGAGGGTGTTTGCGTAACAGTAGATGATAATTTCTATTCGGTAACTCCTGAAACGGTGGATGAATTTTTCAAAGAAAAAGTGAAAGGAAATATCCAAAATGCCT from Oscillospiraceae bacterium includes these protein-coding regions:
- a CDS encoding (2Fe-2S) ferredoxin domain-containing protein, producing MKITVCIGSSCHIKGSRHIVERLTELINAQNLTDKVKLSGTFCMGRCQEGVCVTVDDNFYSVTPETVDEFFKEKVKGNIQNA